From the Prunus dulcis chromosome 4, ALMONDv2, whole genome shotgun sequence genome, one window contains:
- the LOC117625324 gene encoding AAA-ATPase At3g50940-like, with amino-acid sequence MDSDVAVTLLWNSDVNIVLVIYGPPGTGKSSLIAAIANHLNYDIYELELADVGSNSDLKWRLFAMPDQSILVIEDIDCTIMLQNRETENEERRTRKNQVTLSGLLNLIDGLWSCCTDERIIIFTTNLKEKLDPALVRPGRMDMHIHMSYCTISAFKQLVFNYHGLCHQQLFEQIEGLIKEVKVTPAEVAREFMKSRDAQTSLQGLINFLLEKKTQQDYEPKTNTVYTKEEHPQEGGGGGEQELM; translated from the exons ATGGATTCTGATGTTGCTGTTACTCTCTTGTGGAATTCTGATGT CAACATCGTACTTGTTATATATGGCCCTCCTGGCACAGGCAAGTCCAGCTTGATTGCAGCCATCGCTAATCACCTTAACTATGACATCTACGAGTTGGAGCTAGCAGATGTTGGTTCCAATTCCGATTTGAAGTGGAGGTTGTTTGCCATGCCTGACCAATCTATACTTGTAATCGAAGACATCGATTGCACAATCATGCTGCAAAATCGGGAAACGGAGAATGAAGAACGGAGGACCAGGAAAAATCAG GTGACACTCTCTGGGCTCCTCAACCTCATTGATGGTCTTTGGTCATGTTGTACTGACGAACGCATAATAATTTTCACAACAAATCTTAAAGAGAAGCTAGATCCTGCGCTGGTGAGACCTGGGCGCATGGACATGCACATCCAC ATGTCATATTGCACCATTTCTGCATTCAAGCAGCTGGTATTCAATTACCATGGCCTCTGCCATCAACAACTCTTCGAGCAGATCGAAGGACTTATAAAGGAGGTTAAAGTCACCCCAGCAGAAGTTGCAAGAGAGTTTATGAAGAGCAGAGATGCTCAAACTTCACTCCAAGGCCTTATCAATTTCCTCCTGGAGAAGAAAACTCAACAAGATTATGAGCCTAAAACTAACACCGTATATACAAAAGAAGAGCACCCacaagaaggaggaggaggaggagagcaAGAGTTAATGTAA